From one Acinonyx jubatus isolate Ajub_Pintada_27869175 chromosome B1, VMU_Ajub_asm_v1.0, whole genome shotgun sequence genomic stretch:
- the LOC106969197 gene encoding 40S ribosomal protein S15a-like has protein sequence MIKLFPTFFHASMVVCMNVLADALKGSNNASKRGKHQVLLRLCSKVILWFLTVMMKRVYIGEFEMTDDHRHGKTAVTLTGRLNTRGVTSPRRDAQLKDLEKWQDDLLPPCQFGFNAPTTLAGIVDHEGARRKHTGGKTPGFLF, from the coding sequence ATGATTAAGCTCTTTCCGACATTTTTCCATGCCTCCATGGTGGTATGCATGAACGTCCTGGCAGATGCTCTCAAGGGCAGCAACAATGCCAGTAAGAGAGGCAAACACCAGGTTCTTCTTAGGCTCTGCTCCAAAGTCATCCTCTGGTTTCTAACTGTGATGATGAAGCGTGTTTACATTGGTGAATTTGAAATGACTGATGATCACAGACACGGGAAGACTGCTGTGACCCTGACGGGCAGGCTAAACACGCGTGGAGTGACCAGCCCCAGACGTGATGCACAACtcaaagatctagaaaaatggCAGGATGATCTGCTCCCGCCCTGCCAATTTGGTTTCAATGCACCAACAACCTTAGCTGGCATCGTGGACCATGAAGGAGCAAGGCGAAAACACACAGGAGGGAAAACCCCAGGATTCCTTTTCTAG